One Pseudochaenichthys georgianus chromosome 7, fPseGeo1.2, whole genome shotgun sequence DNA segment encodes these proteins:
- the pyurf gene encoding protein preY, mitochondrial produces MVRSVFGRLLTEIGCVLCGVQRRPTHGGVSLRGLSGLKDGEQFDLSLLELLVCPLSKKPLRYAAETNELINEELGIAYPIIDGIPNMIPQDARLIRKHTDPSPTPTQA; encoded by the exons ATGGTTCGGAGTGTTTTTGGCAGACTGCTGACAGAGATCGGGTGTGTTCTCTGCGGTGTGCAGAGGAGGCCGACCCACGGCGGGGTGTCTCTGCGGGGCCTCTCAGGGCTGAAGGACGGGGAACAGTTTGACCTCTCCCTGCTGGAGCTGCTGGTGTGTCCGCTGAGCAAGAAGCCGCTCAG GTATGCAGCTGAGACCAATGAGCTGATCAACGAGGAGCTCGGTATCGCCTACCCTATCATCGACGGCATCCCTAACATGATCCCTCAGGACGCCAGACTCATCCGCAAACACACAGACCCCTCCCCCACTCCAACGCAGGCGTAG
- the LOC117449595 gene encoding phosphatidylinositol N-acetylglucosaminyltransferase subunit Y: protein MFSLSVLVGLVPIVSLFGLFYSAAVDENFPQGCTSSSSVCFYSLLLPVTIPVYVFFHLWSWIGIKLFRHN from the coding sequence ATGTTCTCCCTGTCCGTGCTGGTGGGGCTGGTGCCCATCGTGTCTCTCTTCGGCCTCTTCTACTCGGCTGCAGTGGATGAGAACTTCCCTCAGGGctgcaccagcagcagcagtgtgtgCTTCTACAGCCTGCTGCTGCCCGTCACCATCCCCGTCTAcgtcttcttccacctctggagCTGGATCGGGATCAAGCTCTTCAGACATAACTAG
- the LOC117449810 gene encoding uncharacterized protein, translated as MGDWEETHFYEAWNWTPGIGKRKKNPKKDKKCPKRQNDRTIKADENIPKKKKKKHSKFKEAMGVRKEKKKDKNKVALEPGDRFILPRGSSATSHVEHTETSDPAGGEKLKSDCSKKSKRKKNVAFDLTPGNIAVKRPKWFSPSEQRPTKSILAEPEAVRDSGSCAQAYESQCEDVHSQDLFITQKTFRTPPSESSSGETSDKAPMTSPHRLTPRDELHTCLPWVGQQCAGSYKRVHVQQQPRKTNTVQVCFTPEVEGDALKKAGQNTKKGKSSIQAQVHLHLTDENKVPHPSRVKPAVVKKPLEETTGLEKTWKPASQQSAPCPSEPPVPRHRSMETTSTQTENFFTLELCSYLKFYEGTAVAAHRDQLKALDLSLPQRARKDLGMRPSPLGGVRGDDHTEPCGGSDRTEAELSGQQWSADVTTSSEDEPPGRSGRLDLTQVTPQEPPCSMHPPHTLHLIPTCTVHNAATEFTFLPFCKHRV; from the coding sequence ATGGGCGACTGGGAGGAGACGCACTTCTACGAGGCGTGGAACTGGACTCCTGGAAtaggaaaaagaaaaaagaatccTAAAAAGGACAAGAAATGTCCAAAACGTCAAAACGACCGTACAATAAAAGCTGATGAGAATAtcccaaaaaaaaagaaaaagaaacattcGAAATTTAAAGAAGCAATGGGCGTGAggaaagagaagaaaaaagataaaaataaaGTAGCCTTGGAACCTGGGGACCGTTTTATACTTCCACGGGGCAGCAGTGCAAcgtcacatgttgaacacactgAAACATCAGATCCAGCCGGTGGTGAGAAGCTCAAGTCTGACTGCAGTAAGAAaagcaaaagaaaaaagaatgtGGCATTTGACTTAACACCTGGCAACATCGCAGTGAAACGTCCTAAATGGTTCTCTCCATCTGAGCAGAGGCCCACAAAGAGCATCCTCGCAGAGCCTGAAGCTGTGAGAGACAGTGGGAGCTGTGCGCAGGCGTACGAGTCCCAATGTGAGGACGTGCACAGCCAGGACCTGTTTAtcacccagaagactttcagaACACCGCCCTCTGAGTCTTCCAGCGGCGAAACCAGTGACAAAGCTCCTATGACTAGTCCTCATAGGCTGACACCTCGAGACGAGCTGCACACATGTCTGCCCTGGGTAGGCCAGCAGTGTGCAGGGTCATACAAACGAGTACATGTCCAGCAACAGCCCAGAAAGACCAACACAGTGCAGGTGTGTTTCACACCAGAAGTGGAGGGAGACGCGCTGAAGAAAGCAGGTCAGAACACCAAGAAGGGAAAGTCCTCTATTCAAGCACAGGTGCATTTACACCTTACTGATGAGAACAAAGTGCCACACCCTTCGCGTGTAAAGCCTGCTGTGGTGAAGAAACCCCTGGAGGAGACAACTGGTTTAGAGAAAACATGGAAACCTGCCAGCCAGCAGTCTGCACCATGTCCATCAGAACCACCGGTGCCTCGCCACAGGTCCATGGAAACCACTTCAACACAGACAGAAAACTTCTTCACACTTGAACTGTGCTCTTACCTCAAGTTCTACGAAGGCACTGCAGTGGCTGCTCATCGTGACCAATTGAAAGCGTTGGACCTGAGCCTGCCGCAGAGGGCCCGGAAAGACCTCGGGATGCGTCCGTCACCGCTCGGAGGGGTCAGAGGCGACGACCACACAGAGCCCTGTGGTGGTTCAGACAGGACAGAGGCAGAGctctctggacagcagtggtctGCAGACGTGACCACCTCCAGCGAGGACGAGCCCCCCGGGCGCTCCGGCAGGCTGGACCTGACCCAGGTGACACCACAGGAACCACCCTGCTCCATGCATCCACCACACACCCTGCATCTTATACCAACTTGTACTGTTCATAATGCTGCCACTGAATTCACCTTTTTACCCTTTTGTAAACATAGGGTTTGA